A genomic stretch from Pseudomonas sp. MUP55 includes:
- the proC gene encoding pyrroline-5-carboxylate reductase, with translation MKDTRIAFIGAGNMAASLIGGLRAKGLEATQIRASDPGAETRARVSAEHGIETFADNAEAIQGVDVIVLAVKPQAMKAVCESLRPSLQAHQLVVSIAAGITCASMNNWLGAQPIVRCMPNTPSLLRQGVSGLYATAKVSAAQREQAQQLLSAVGIALWLEQEQQLDAVTAVSGSGPAYFFLLIEAMTAAGVKLGLPADVAEQLAEQTALGAAKMAVSSDVDAAELRRRVTSPGGTTQAAIESFQAGGFEALVEKALGAAAHRSAEMAEQLGK, from the coding sequence ATGAAAGACACGCGTATTGCCTTTATCGGCGCCGGTAACATGGCGGCCAGCCTGATCGGCGGCCTGCGGGCCAAGGGCCTGGAAGCCACGCAGATTCGCGCCAGCGACCCTGGCGCCGAAACCCGCGCCCGCGTCAGCGCCGAACACGGCATCGAGACTTTTGCCGACAACGCCGAGGCCATCCAGGGCGTCGACGTGATCGTACTTGCGGTCAAGCCCCAGGCCATGAAGGCGGTGTGCGAGAGCCTGCGCCCGAGCCTGCAGGCCCATCAACTGGTGGTGTCCATCGCCGCCGGCATCACCTGCGCCAGCATGAACAACTGGCTCGGCGCCCAGCCGATCGTGCGCTGCATGCCCAATACCCCGTCCTTGCTGCGCCAGGGCGTGAGCGGTTTGTACGCCACCGCCAAAGTCAGCGCCGCACAGCGTGAGCAGGCTCAGCAATTGTTATCCGCCGTGGGCATCGCCCTGTGGCTGGAGCAAGAGCAGCAACTGGACGCGGTCACCGCCGTGTCCGGCAGCGGCCCGGCGTACTTTTTCCTGTTGATCGAAGCCATGACCGCCGCCGGCGTGAAGCTGGGCCTGCCTGCCGACGTTGCCGAACAACTGGCCGAACAAACCGCCCTGGGTGCCGCGAAGATGGCGGTGTCCAGCGATGTGGATGCGGCCGAGCTGCGCCGTCGCGTGACGTCTCCGGGCGGTACCACCCAAGCGGCCATCGAATCGTTCCAGGCCGGCGGCTTCGAAGCCCTGGTGGAAAAAGCACTGGGTGCTGCGGCACATCGTTCGGCCGAGATGGCCGAACAGCTGGGTAAATAG
- a CDS encoding YggS family pyridoxal phosphate-dependent enzyme: MSTIADNIGLVSQRIRAAADAVQRDASGIHLLAVSKTKPAQAVREAFAAGLHDFGENYLQEALGKQAELTDLPLSWHFIGPIQSNKTRAIAENFAWVHSVDRLKIAQRLSEQRPADLPALNICIQVNVSGEASKSGCTPADLPALANAISALPRLKLRGLMAIPEPTEDRAAQDAAFATVRELQASLNLPLDTLSMGMSHDLESAIAQGATWVRIGTALFGARDYSQP, encoded by the coding sequence ATGTCGACGATAGCAGACAACATCGGCCTGGTTAGCCAGCGCATCCGCGCCGCCGCCGACGCCGTGCAGCGTGACGCAAGCGGCATCCACCTGCTGGCCGTGAGCAAGACCAAACCGGCGCAAGCCGTGCGCGAAGCCTTTGCCGCCGGCTTGCATGACTTTGGCGAAAACTACCTGCAGGAAGCCCTGGGCAAACAGGCCGAATTAACCGACCTGCCCTTGAGTTGGCACTTCATCGGCCCCATTCAATCGAACAAGACTCGCGCCATTGCCGAGAACTTCGCTTGGGTGCATTCCGTGGACCGCCTGAAAATCGCACAACGCCTGTCCGAACAACGCCCTGCCGACCTGCCGGCGCTGAATATCTGCATCCAGGTCAACGTCAGTGGCGAAGCCAGCAAGTCCGGCTGTACGCCCGCCGACCTGCCGGCCCTGGCCAACGCCATCAGCGCCCTGCCGCGCCTGAAGCTGCGCGGTTTGATGGCGATTCCCGAGCCCACTGAAGATCGCGCGGCGCAGGATGCGGCGTTCGCCACAGTGCGCGAGTTGCAAGCCAGCCTGAACCTGCCACTGGACACACTTTCCATGGGCATGAGCCACGATCTTGAGTCGGCCATCGCTCAAGGCGCCACCTGGGTGCGGATCGGTACCGCACTGTTTGGCGCCCGCGACTACAGCCAGCCGTGA
- a CDS encoding aspartate carbamoyltransferase catalytic subunit: MTPLDAKRPLQLNAQGQLQHFLSLDGLPRELLTEILDTADSFLEVGGRAVKKVPLLRGKTICNVFFENSTRTRTTFELAAQRLSADVITLNVSTSSASKGETLLDTLRNLEAMAADMFVVRHGDSGAAHFIAEHVCPNVAIINGGDGRHAHPTQGMLDMLTIRRHKGSFENLSVAIVGDILHSRVARSNMLALKTLGCPDIRVIAPKTLLPIGIEQYGVKVFTDMAEGLKGVDVVIMLRLQRERMAGGLLPSEGEFYRLFGLTTARLAGAKPDAIVMHPGPINRGVEIESAVADGPQSVILNQVTYGIAIRMAVLSMAMSGQTAQRQFEQENAQ; this comes from the coding sequence ATGACGCCTCTAGATGCCAAGCGCCCGCTGCAGCTCAATGCTCAGGGCCAGTTGCAACACTTTCTGTCCCTCGATGGTTTGCCCCGCGAACTGCTCACCGAAATTCTCGACACCGCCGACTCGTTCCTCGAAGTCGGTGGCCGGGCGGTGAAGAAAGTCCCGCTGCTGCGCGGCAAGACCATCTGCAACGTGTTCTTCGAGAACTCCACGCGCACCCGCACCACCTTTGAACTGGCGGCCCAGCGGCTGTCGGCCGACGTGATCACGCTGAACGTGTCCACCTCCTCGGCCAGCAAAGGCGAGACCCTGCTCGACACCCTGCGCAACCTGGAGGCCATGGCCGCCGACATGTTCGTGGTACGCCACGGCGACTCCGGCGCCGCGCATTTCATTGCCGAACATGTTTGCCCGAACGTGGCGATCATCAACGGCGGCGATGGCCGCCACGCCCACCCGACCCAGGGCATGCTCGACATGCTCACCATCCGTCGGCACAAGGGCAGCTTTGAAAACCTCTCGGTGGCCATCGTCGGCGACATCCTGCACTCGCGGGTCGCGCGCTCGAACATGCTGGCCCTCAAGACCCTCGGCTGCCCGGACATTCGCGTGATCGCACCGAAAACCCTGCTGCCCATCGGTATCGAGCAGTACGGCGTGAAAGTCTTCACCGACATGGCCGAAGGCCTCAAGGGTGTCGACGTGGTGATCATGCTGCGCCTGCAACGCGAGCGCATGGCCGGTGGCCTGCTGCCGAGCGAGGGCGAGTTCTATCGCCTGTTCGGCCTGACCACCGCACGCCTGGCCGGCGCCAAGCCGGATGCCATCGTGATGCACCCCGGCCCGATCAACCGCGGGGTGGAAATCGAGTCGGCGGTGGCCGACGGTCCGCAGTCGGTGATTCTCAACCAGGTGACCTACGGCATCGCCATCCGCATGGCCGTGCTGTCCATGGCCATGAGCGGGCAAACCGCGCAACGTCAATTCGAGCAGGAGAACGCCCAGTGA
- the pyrR gene encoding bifunctional pyr operon transcriptional regulator/uracil phosphoribosyltransferase PyrR, whose translation MSLPNPAELISQMATRLKAHLEHRGIRAPRFIGIRTGGVWVAQALLQELGSDTPLGTLDVSFYRDDFSQNGLHPQVRPSELPFEIEGQHLVLIDDVLMSGRTIRAAMNELFDYGRPASITLVCLLDLDAGELPISPDVVGATLSLEAHQRVKLSGPTPLELELQDLAL comes from the coding sequence ATGAGCTTGCCCAATCCCGCCGAACTGATCAGCCAGATGGCGACACGCCTCAAGGCGCACCTGGAACACCGTGGCATCCGCGCACCGCGCTTTATCGGCATCCGCACCGGCGGTGTGTGGGTAGCCCAGGCACTGCTGCAAGAGCTGGGAAGCGATACGCCCCTGGGCACGCTGGATGTGTCCTTCTACCGTGACGATTTCAGCCAGAACGGCCTGCATCCGCAAGTGCGTCCCTCGGAGCTGCCGTTCGAGATCGAGGGCCAGCACCTGGTGCTGATCGACGACGTACTGATGAGCGGGCGCACCATCCGCGCGGCCATGAATGAGCTGTTCGACTACGGTCGCCCGGCCAGTATTACCCTGGTGTGCCTGCTCGACCTGGATGCTGGCGAATTGCCGATCAGCCCGGATGTGGTCGGTGCAACACTGTCTTTGGAAGCCCACCAGCGGGTAAAATTGTCCGGTCCCACGCCGCTCGAACTCGAACTGCAAGACCTTGCCCTTTAA
- a CDS encoding C40 family peptidase, with protein sequence MRPFFKTWLTICLLMPLAAHATNREQRLPNVNGFTPKVHSTPSTAKSVKPTVSRPTQLSKAHGKTLSTQLAVNTKQSSNVLSRAVNVLGTPYRWGGSSPSKGFDCSGLVKYAFNDVKAVDLPRTSNAMAAGHGLKVDRKDLKPGDLLFFKLKSRQVNHVAIYLGNDRFIHAPRRGKSVSIDTLKKPFWDKNYVIAKRVLPKEQNNNLRIVQR encoded by the coding sequence ATGCGACCATTTTTCAAGACATGGCTAACCATTTGCCTATTAATGCCACTGGCCGCCCACGCCACCAATCGTGAGCAACGTCTTCCAAACGTTAACGGTTTCACCCCTAAAGTTCATAGCACGCCCAGCACCGCAAAATCGGTAAAGCCGACCGTCAGCCGCCCGACTCAACTGAGCAAGGCCCACGGCAAAACGCTTTCCACCCAGCTGGCCGTCAATACCAAGCAAAGCAGCAACGTCCTCAGCCGCGCCGTCAACGTGCTCGGTACTCCTTATCGTTGGGGCGGCAGCAGCCCAAGTAAAGGGTTCGACTGCAGCGGTTTGGTGAAATATGCCTTCAACGACGTCAAGGCAGTGGATTTGCCACGCACGTCCAACGCCATGGCGGCCGGCCACGGCTTGAAAGTTGATCGCAAAGACTTGAAGCCAGGCGACTTGCTGTTCTTCAAGCTCAAGAGCCGCCAGGTCAACCACGTTGCCATTTACCTGGGCAACGACCGCTTTATCCACGCGCCGCGTCGCGGCAAGTCGGTGAGCATCGACACGCTGAAAAAGCCGTTCTGGGACAAGAACTATGTGATCGCCAAGCGGGTGCTGCCAAAAGAGCAGAACAACAACCTGCGGATCGTGCAGCGCTGA
- a CDS encoding dihydroorotase, whose protein sequence is MKLSILGARVIDPASGLDHVTDLHVDAGKIIAIGAAPAGFNAVESIDAKGLIAAPGLVDLNVALREPGYSRKGNITSETRAAAAGGVTSLCCPPNTKPILDTSAVTELILDRAREAGNCKVFPVGALSKGLDGEQLAELIALRDAGCVAFSNGLESFRSTRTLCRALEYAATFDLTVIFHSQDRDLAEGGLAHEGAVASFLGLPGIPETAETVALARDLLLVEQSGVRAHFSQLTSARGVALIAQAQARGLPVTADVALYQLILTDEALIDFSSLYHVQPPLRTLADREGLRAAVKSGVVSAISSHHQPHERDAKLAPFGATEPGISSVELLLPLAMTLVEDGLLDLPTLLARLSTGPAEALRLPAGKLAVGSAADLVLFDPASSTVAGEHWLSKGENCPFIGHSLPATVRYTLMDGRISYQA, encoded by the coding sequence GTGAAGCTCAGCATTCTCGGCGCCCGAGTCATCGATCCGGCCAGCGGCCTGGATCACGTTACCGACCTTCACGTGGACGCCGGCAAGATCATCGCCATTGGTGCCGCGCCCGCAGGCTTCAACGCCGTTGAGAGTATCGACGCCAAAGGCCTGATCGCCGCGCCTGGGCTGGTGGACCTCAACGTCGCCTTGCGCGAGCCGGGCTACAGCCGCAAGGGCAACATCACCAGCGAAACCCGCGCCGCCGCCGCCGGTGGCGTGACCAGCCTGTGCTGCCCGCCGAACACCAAGCCGATCCTGGACACCTCGGCGGTCACCGAATTGATCCTGGACCGCGCCCGTGAAGCGGGTAATTGCAAAGTGTTCCCTGTCGGCGCGCTGAGCAAAGGCCTGGACGGCGAGCAACTGGCCGAACTGATCGCCTTGCGCGATGCCGGTTGCGTAGCGTTCAGCAACGGCCTGGAAAGCTTTCGCAGCACCCGTACCTTGTGCCGCGCCCTGGAATACGCGGCCACCTTCGACCTGACGGTGATCTTTCATTCTCAGGACCGCGACCTGGCTGAAGGTGGCTTGGCCCATGAAGGCGCAGTGGCCAGCTTCCTCGGCTTGCCGGGCATCCCGGAAACCGCGGAAACCGTGGCCCTGGCCCGTGACCTGTTGCTGGTGGAACAAAGCGGCGTACGCGCGCACTTCAGCCAGCTGACCAGCGCCCGCGGCGTCGCCCTGATCGCCCAGGCCCAGGCCCGCGGTTTGCCGGTGACGGCAGACGTGGCGCTGTATCAGTTGATCCTGACCGATGAGGCGCTGATCGACTTCTCCAGCCTGTACCACGTGCAACCACCACTGCGCACCCTGGCTGATCGCGAAGGTCTGCGTGCAGCGGTGAAATCGGGCGTGGTCTCGGCGATTTCCAGCCACCACCAGCCCCACGAGCGCGATGCCAAGCTGGCGCCGTTCGGTGCCACCGAGCCAGGCATCAGCAGCGTCGAACTGCTGCTGCCGCTGGCGATGACATTGGTGGAAGATGGCTTGCTGGACCTGCCGACGCTGTTGGCACGCCTGAGCACCGGCCCGGCCGAGGCACTGCGCCTGCCGGCGGGTAAGCTGGCGGTAGGTTCGGCGGCGGACCTGGTGCTGTTTGACCCGGCCAGTTCCACGGTGGCTGGCGAGCACTGGCTGTCCAAGGGCGAGAACTGCCCGTTCATCGGCCACAGCCTGCCGGCTACGGTGCGCTACACGCTGATGGATGGGCGCATCAGCTACCAGGCGTGA
- a CDS encoding type IV pilus twitching motility protein PilT, translating into MDITELLTASVRRGASDLHLSAGLAPMLRIDGEVWPLESPVLAGSQVADLLSPLLNQYQQKDFETSLETDFAFELPGVARFRVNVFQQERGVGAVFRTIPKDVQSLESLGLGEVFQRIAQLPRGLVLVTGPTGSGKSTTLAAMIDYLNRHRRQHILTLEDPIEFIHRPKLALINQRQVHRDTHSFSVALRSALREDPDVILVGELRDLETIRLALTAAETGHLVFGTLHTTSAAKTVDRLVDVFPAVEKAMVRSMLAESLQAVVSQVLVKKTGGGRVAAHEIMLATPAIRNLIREDKVAQMVSAIQTGGALGMKTLDMSLKALVSERLISAEEARGKARVPADI; encoded by the coding sequence ATGGATATCACTGAATTACTGACCGCCAGCGTGCGCCGCGGCGCCTCCGACCTGCATCTGTCGGCCGGCCTGGCACCGATGCTGCGCATCGACGGCGAGGTCTGGCCGCTGGAAAGCCCGGTACTGGCAGGGTCCCAGGTAGCGGATTTATTGAGCCCTTTGCTCAACCAATACCAACAAAAGGATTTCGAAACATCTCTTGAAACGGATTTCGCCTTCGAGCTGCCCGGCGTCGCGCGCTTTCGCGTCAATGTGTTCCAGCAGGAGCGTGGTGTAGGCGCGGTGTTTCGCACGATTCCCAAGGACGTTCAGAGCCTGGAAAGCCTCGGCCTGGGCGAGGTGTTCCAGCGTATCGCGCAGTTGCCGCGTGGCCTGGTGCTGGTGACGGGCCCCACCGGCTCTGGCAAGTCCACCACGTTGGCGGCGATGATCGATTATCTGAATCGCCATCGTCGTCAGCACATCCTCACGCTGGAAGACCCCATCGAATTTATCCACAGGCCGAAGCTGGCGTTGATCAACCAGCGCCAGGTGCATCGCGATACCCACAGCTTCTCGGTGGCCCTGCGCTCGGCATTACGCGAAGACCCGGATGTGATTCTGGTGGGTGAACTGCGTGACCTGGAAACCATTCGCCTGGCGCTGACGGCCGCTGAGACCGGGCACCTGGTATTTGGCACCTTGCATACCACCTCGGCGGCAAAGACGGTAGACAGGCTGGTGGACGTGTTCCCGGCGGTGGAAAAGGCCATGGTCCGCTCGATGCTGGCGGAGTCCCTGCAGGCGGTGGTCTCTCAGGTGTTGGTGAAGAAGACCGGCGGCGGACGCGTAGCGGCTCACGAAATCATGCTGGCGACGCCGGCCATTCGCAATCTGATCCGCGAAGACAAGGTGGCGCAGATGGTCTCGGCCATCCAGACCGGCGGGGCGTTGGGCATGAAGACGCTGGATATGAGCTTGAAGGCGTTGGTGAGTGAGAGGCTTATCAGCGCAGAGGAGGCGCGGGGGAAGGCGAGGGTGCCGGCAGACATATGA
- the gshB gene encoding glutathione synthase, with amino-acid sequence MSVRVGIVMDPIASISYKKDSSLAMLLAAQARGWTLFYMEQRDLYQGDGEARARMRPLQVFANPEKWFELQDEIDSPLSDLDVILMRKDPPFDMEFVYSTYLLEQAERAGVLIVNKPQSLRDCNEKLFATLFPQCTPPTVVSRRADVLREFAAKHGDVILKPLDGMGGTSIFRHRTGDPNLSVILETLTALGTQQIMGQAYLPAIKDGDKRILMIDGEPVDYCLARIPAAGETRGNLAAGGRGEARPLSDKDRWIAAQVGPTLREKGLLFVGLDVIGENLTEINVTSPTCIREIDNAFGTNIGEMLMAVIAEKLQVASYKPQA; translated from the coding sequence ATGAGCGTTCGCGTCGGCATTGTCATGGACCCTATCGCCAGCATTTCCTATAAAAAGGACAGCTCGCTGGCCATGCTCCTGGCCGCCCAGGCCCGCGGCTGGACCCTGTTCTACATGGAGCAGCGCGACCTTTACCAGGGCGACGGCGAGGCCCGCGCGCGGATGCGCCCGCTGCAGGTATTCGCCAACCCTGAAAAGTGGTTCGAACTGCAGGATGAAATCGACAGCCCCCTGAGCGATCTGGACGTGATCCTGATGCGCAAGGACCCGCCGTTCGACATGGAATTCGTGTATTCCACCTACCTGCTGGAGCAGGCCGAACGCGCCGGCGTGTTGATCGTCAACAAGCCGCAAAGCCTGCGCGACTGCAACGAAAAGCTGTTCGCCACCCTGTTCCCGCAGTGCACGCCGCCGACCGTGGTCAGCCGCCGTGCCGACGTGCTGCGTGAATTTGCCGCCAAACACGGTGATGTAATCCTCAAGCCGCTGGACGGCATGGGCGGCACCTCGATCTTCCGTCATCGCACCGGCGACCCCAACCTGTCGGTGATCCTGGAAACCCTGACCGCCCTGGGCACCCAGCAGATCATGGGCCAGGCTTACCTGCCGGCAATCAAGGACGGCGACAAACGCATCCTGATGATCGACGGCGAGCCGGTGGATTATTGCCTGGCGCGTATTCCGGCGGCCGGCGAGACCCGTGGCAACCTGGCGGCCGGTGGTCGTGGCGAGGCGCGGCCGCTGTCGGACAAGGACCGCTGGATCGCCGCTCAAGTCGGCCCAACCCTTCGCGAAAAAGGCCTGCTGTTCGTAGGACTTGATGTAATTGGCGAGAACCTCACCGAAATCAACGTCACCAGCCCGACCTGTATTCGCGAAATTGATAACGCTTTCGGCACCAATATCGGGGAAATGTTGATGGCTGTGATTGCCGAAAAGCTGCAAGTTGCAAGCTACAAGCCGCAAGCTTAA
- a CDS encoding YqgE/AlgH family protein has product MKNVSPTYLKHHFLIAMPHMADPNFAQTLTYIVEHTANGAMGLVVNRPQELSLADILEQLRPEIDPPASCQGVPIYIGGPVQTERGFVLHPSGPKFQATVDLEGVSLSTSQDVLFAIADGVGPEQSVITLGYAGWEAGQLEAELTSNAWLTCPFDADILFNTASELRLEAAAAKLRVNLSLLTSQAGHA; this is encoded by the coding sequence ATGAAAAATGTCAGCCCGACCTACCTCAAGCACCATTTCCTGATCGCCATGCCCCATATGGCCGACCCGAACTTTGCGCAGACCTTGACCTATATCGTCGAGCACACCGCCAATGGTGCCATGGGGCTGGTGGTGAACCGCCCGCAGGAGCTGAGCCTGGCCGATATCCTTGAGCAACTGCGCCCGGAAATCGATCCTCCCGCCAGCTGCCAGGGCGTGCCGATCTACATTGGCGGGCCGGTGCAGACCGAGCGCGGTTTCGTGTTGCACCCCAGCGGGCCGAAATTCCAGGCCACGGTCGACCTTGAAGGTGTCTCACTGTCCACGTCCCAGGACGTGTTGTTCGCGATTGCCGACGGCGTCGGCCCCGAGCAAAGTGTGATCACCCTGGGCTATGCCGGTTGGGAAGCAGGGCAACTGGAGGCCGAACTGACCAGCAATGCCTGGCTGACATGCCCGTTCGACGCCGACATCCTGTTCAACACCGCCAGTGAACTGCGCCTGGAGGCCGCCGCCGCCAAGCTGCGGGTCAACCTCAGCCTGTTGACCAGCCAGGCGGGGCACGCCTGA
- a CDS encoding TM2 domain-containing protein — MNTYQQVGSHQDTHSKVIGYLLWIFGFTGAHRFYYGKPVTGTIWFFTFGLLGIGWLIDLFLIPAMDREADLRFTAGPIEYNVAWILLAFLGVFGVHRMYQGKWITGLIYLLTGGLFLIGVLYDFWTLNSQISIRNAERNAGR; from the coding sequence ATGAACACCTATCAACAGGTTGGTTCGCATCAAGATACCCACAGCAAGGTGATCGGTTACCTGCTGTGGATTTTCGGTTTTACCGGAGCCCATCGCTTTTATTACGGCAAACCGGTGACCGGAACGATCTGGTTTTTCACCTTTGGCCTGCTGGGTATTGGCTGGCTGATTGACCTGTTCCTGATCCCGGCCATGGACCGTGAAGCCGACCTGCGTTTTACCGCCGGGCCCATCGAATACAACGTGGCCTGGATCCTGTTGGCATTTCTGGGCGTGTTCGGTGTGCACCGGATGTACCAGGGCAAATGGATCACCGGCCTGATCTACCTGCTGACCGGTGGCTTGTTCCTGATTGGGGTGCTGTATGACTTCTGGACGCTGAACAGCCAGATTTCGATACGCAATGCCGAGCGTAATGCTGGACGCTGA
- a CDS encoding energy transducer TonB, producing the protein MPLPSELPPELSHSGVRPADRLGFTLFLAALIHLALILGLGFTMVEPKQITKTLEITLATFKSDKKPEKADFLAQENQQGSGTLDKKAVPKTTEVAPFQDNKVNKVTPPPAPKPQVKQATPKAAVTTVAPKPQKAPTQREKTKTEPTPEPVKPAPTFDSSTLSDEISSLEAELAHEQQLYAKRPRIYRLNAASTMRDKGAWYKDEWRKKVERIGNLNYPEEARRQQIYGNLRLLVSINRDGSLYEVQVLESSGQPLLDQAAQRIVRLAAPFAPFTGDLNDVDRLEIIRTWKFARGDRLSSN; encoded by the coding sequence ATGCCTCTGCCGTCCGAACTGCCCCCAGAACTCTCCCATAGCGGCGTGCGCCCGGCTGATCGGCTCGGATTTACCCTGTTTCTGGCGGCACTGATTCACCTGGCACTGATCCTCGGCCTGGGTTTTACGATGGTCGAACCCAAGCAGATCACCAAAACCCTGGAAATCACCCTGGCCACCTTCAAGAGCGATAAAAAGCCCGAGAAGGCCGACTTTCTTGCCCAGGAAAACCAGCAAGGCAGCGGCACCCTCGACAAGAAGGCCGTGCCCAAGACCACCGAAGTGGCGCCGTTCCAGGACAACAAGGTCAACAAAGTCACCCCGCCGCCGGCACCCAAGCCGCAAGTCAAACAGGCCACGCCCAAGGCTGCCGTGACCACGGTTGCGCCCAAACCGCAAAAAGCCCCGACCCAGCGCGAAAAGACCAAGACCGAACCCACACCCGAGCCCGTCAAGCCGGCGCCAACGTTCGACAGCTCGACGCTCTCCGACGAAATTTCCAGCCTGGAAGCCGAACTGGCCCACGAACAACAGCTCTACGCCAAACGCCCGCGCATCTACCGCTTGAACGCCGCCTCCACCATGCGCGACAAAGGCGCTTGGTATAAGGATGAGTGGCGCAAGAAAGTCGAGCGCATCGGCAACCTCAACTATCCGGAGGAGGCACGTCGCCAGCAGATCTACGGCAATTTGCGTTTGCTGGTGTCGATCAACCGCGACGGTTCGCTCTATGAAGTGCAGGTATTGGAGTCGTCCGGCCAGCCATTGCTGGACCAGGCCGCCCAGCGCATCGTGCGCCTGGCCGCGCCCTTCGCGCCGTTTACCGGCGATTTGAACGACGTGGACCGCCTGGAAATCATCCGCACCTGGAAATTTGCCAGGGGCGATCGGCTTTCCAGTAACTGA
- a CDS encoding YggT family protein, with protein MLGINDAAVFIIQTLGSLYLLIVLMRFILQLVRANFYNPLCQFVVKATQPLLKPLRRVIPSLFGLDMSSLVLALLLQMLLFVVILMLNGYQAFTVLLLPWALIGIFSLFLKIIFWSMIISVILSWVAPGSRSPGAELVYQITEPVLAPFRRLIPNLGGLDISPIFAFIAIQLIQSWVIPRLAFYAFMPKELFGLI; from the coding sequence ATGCTCGGAATCAATGACGCTGCCGTTTTCATCATCCAGACCCTGGGCAGCCTGTACCTGCTGATCGTGCTGATGCGCTTTATCCTGCAACTGGTGCGGGCGAACTTCTACAACCCACTGTGCCAGTTCGTGGTCAAGGCCACCCAACCGCTGCTCAAGCCGCTGCGGCGGGTGATCCCGAGCCTGTTCGGGCTGGACATGTCGTCGTTGGTGCTGGCACTGCTGCTGCAAATGCTGCTGTTTGTGGTGATCCTGATGCTCAACGGCTACCAGGCCTTCACGGTGCTGTTGTTGCCATGGGCGCTGATTGGCATTTTCTCGCTGTTCTTGAAGATCATTTTCTGGTCGATGATCATCAGCGTGATCCTGTCGTGGGTCGCCCCCGGCAGCCGCAGCCCGGGCGCCGAGTTGGTCTACCAGATCACTGAACCGGTGCTGGCGCCGTTCCGTCGCCTGATCCCCAACCTGGGCGGCCTGGATATTTCGCCAATCTTCGCGTTTATCGCGATCCAACTGATCCAGAGCTGGGTGATCCCGCGCCTGGCGTTCTATGCGTTCATGCCCAAGGAGCTGTTCGGCCTGATCTGA
- the ruvX gene encoding Holliday junction resolvase RuvX → MALRLILGFDYGTKQIGVAVGQVITGQARELCTLKAQNGVPDWNQVEALIKEWKPDAVVVGLPLNMDGTPSDMCLRAEKFARRLNGRYNLPFYTHDERLTTFEAKGERRDRGGQKGSYRDNPVDAIAAALLLQGWLDENTALFES, encoded by the coding sequence ATGGCCTTGCGTCTGATCCTGGGGTTTGACTACGGCACCAAGCAGATCGGCGTGGCGGTAGGCCAGGTGATTACCGGCCAGGCCCGCGAGCTGTGCACATTGAAGGCCCAGAACGGCGTGCCGGACTGGAACCAGGTCGAAGCACTGATCAAGGAGTGGAAGCCCGACGCAGTCGTGGTCGGCCTGCCCCTGAACATGGATGGCACGCCCAGCGATATGTGCCTGCGCGCCGAAAAGTTCGCGCGTCGCCTCAATGGCCGCTACAACCTGCCCTTCTATACCCACGATGAGCGCCTGACCACCTTTGAAGCCAAGGGTGAGCGCCGTGACCGTGGCGGACAGAAAGGCAGCTACCGCGACAACCCGGTGGACGCCATCGCCGCCGCCCTGTTGTTGCAGGGCTGGCTGGATGAAAACACCGCTTTATTTGAATCCTGA